One Anguilla rostrata isolate EN2019 chromosome 15, ASM1855537v3, whole genome shotgun sequence genomic window carries:
- the cd302 gene encoding CD302 antigen, whose translation MESKKLYRLPFLCQIVALTLYYERCYAGDCPGDGRTWVPFGQSCYHFVHGEENVAKGYTYETAKATCRGYALLSVKSAEVNDFIVQYSPQVWKGNINVWLDMNFNPDDDSLVWHDKTKVTFTNWDSGVSAADLASADICAALHSSTGQWEQVSCQEDVENGVVCEAAQETEKQKASNNPLLTALVVLSVLIIMGVSAVLWFLHQRHHFGTLFTAFEYHPPFRSPPADGATLVDSEETEDMA comes from the exons ATGGAGTCTAAGAAATTGTATCGCTTGCCTTTCTTATGCCAAATTGTTGCTTTAACACTTTATTATGAACGCTGTTATGCAGGTG ATTGCCCAGGCGATGGGCGCACGTGGGTTCCCTTTGGTCAGAGTTGCTACCATTTTGTCCATGGAGAAGAAAACGTTGCGAAAGGCTACACATATGAGACCGCAAAGGCGACCTGTCGGGGATATG CGCTTCTGAGCGTGAAGAGTGCAGAAGTGAACGACTTCATCGTGCAGTACAGTCCCCAAGTTTGGAAAGGCAACATCAATGTGTGGCTGGACATGAACTTTAACCCTGACG ATGACAGTTTGGTGTGGCACGATAAAACAAAGGTGACGTTCACTAACTGGGACAGCGGCGTCTCCGCGGCCGACCTGGCCAGCGCGGACATCTGCGCGGCCTTGCACTCCAGCACGGGCCAGTGGGAGCAGGTCAGCTGCCAGGAGGACGTGGAGAACGGAGTGGTCTGCGAAGCGGCCCAGG AAACCGAAAAACAGAAAGCCA gTAACAATCCGCTGCTCACGGCGCTGGTcgtactgagcgtgctcatCATAATGGGGGTGTCCGCCGTCCTCTGGTTCCTCCATCAGAGGCACCACTTTGGCACTCTCTTCACCGCCTTCGAGTACCACCCGCCGTTCCGATCCCCCCCCGCCGACGGGGCCACGCTGGTGGACTCCGAGGAGACGGAAGACATGGCGTAA